From the genome of Ziziphus jujuba cultivar Dongzao chromosome 6, ASM3175591v1, one region includes:
- the LOC107431023 gene encoding uncharacterized protein LOC107431023 — protein MDVRVGLLVLIVLGANWACDARQLAKQYISDGETQTSKEFTGNPKVCTLCKEFAAQAIDYLNENKTQTEILEILHHACSQLHSLKQQCTTLVDYYAPLFFLEVSTVQPGEFCQKVNLCQQISMFFAQLHEDSCELCHHAVSEVLVKLKDPDTQLEIIEILLKACTTVENYVKKCKRMVFQYGPLVLANAEKFLETSDICTRLHACDSSRAGSSDVPLITVPELSDS, from the exons ATGGATGTGAGAGTTGGGCTCTTGGTTCTTATTGTGTTGGGTGCTAACTGGGCTTGTGATGCTAGGCAGTTGGCAAAGCAATATATATCAG ATGGTGAGACCCAAACTTCAAAAGAATTTACCGGGAATCCAAAAGTCTGCACATTGTGCAAGGAATTTGCTGCTCAGGCAATTGACTACCTTAATGAAAACAAGACCCAGACAGAGATACTTGAAATCCTCCATCATGCATGCTCTCAATTGCACTCTTTGAAGCAGCAG TGTACAACTTTGGTGGACTATTATGCTCCTCTCTTCTTCTTAGAGGTTTCCACAGTTCAACCTGGAGAATTCTGTCAAAAGGTCAACCTATGTCAGCAAATTTCAATGTTCTTTGCACAACTTCATGAAGATAGCTGTGAGTTATGTCACCATGCTGTTTCAGAAGTTTTAGTTAAGTTGAAGGATCCTGATACACAG ctggAGATTATTGAGATACTTTTGAAGGCATGTACTACCGTGGAGAACTATGTGAAAAAG TGCAAGAGGATGGTTTTCCAATATGGACCTCTGGTCCTTGCAAATGCAGAGAAGTTCCTGGAAACATCGGACATTTGCACCAGGCTTCACGCCTGTGATTCAAGCAGAGCTGGTAGCTCGGATGTGCCATTGATCACAGTACCTGAACTGTCTGACTCTTAA
- the LOC107431271 gene encoding WEB family protein At2g38370 isoform X1 → MVISVNSLKTKLFNTFEFHRLLFTYYYYFIFISLPVFERLFSVWFQNLFLRLYQYDCGSGGVLSVHEGAETGTNGVFDLGVKMGTDKSGSEVGRCMNMERGFRAEIDTSAPFESVKEAVSRFGGVGYWKPPSYTKLPEPEHDSEEVDISKLEEEAVHLETDLIVKERETLDVLKDLEKTKKVIEEMKQKLQKEASEVNLTLEAHVGDSNMIPVDNDANKENCVNESGHCTSIESVNPCPSSAPGLILMELKQAKLNLNRTTNDLADIRTSVETFNKKLEKERVALEKTRERLTLNTSKISSLEEELNQTKQKLHLAKDAEIKGVSEYPLDITKELQRLSAELEQFKKMGEAARLEVLRATCEIEQTKTKIKTAEIRLVAARKMKEAARAAEAVAFAEIKALSNHESVSGEPNQMQVITLSYEEYSSLTRKARDAEELSRKRVVDAMLQVDDANLSKVEVLKRVEEATEEVKTSKKALEDALSRVEAANKGKLAVEEALRKWRSENGQKRRSVHNSTKFKNSCPSHHRRDSRLLDVNGLNLVTDGPTPVLKPTLSIGQILSRKLLLPEEAESGGIPQKSSVKRKVSLGQMLSDQNGDLPSSLKFEKENVHKHFSAKRKKFGFARFSLLLTKQNKKKKKGTLNLR, encoded by the exons ATGGTTATTTCCGTAAATTCGTTAAAAACCAAACTCTTTAACACTTTTGAGTTTCATCGAttgttatttacttattattattattttattttcatttctctaCCAGTTTTTGAGCGTCTCTTTTCAGTCTGGTTTCAGAACCTGTTCTTAAGGCTGTATCAATACG ATTGCGGATCTGGAGGGGTCTTGAGTGTACATGAAGGAGCTGAAACTGGTACCAATGGAGTGTTTGATTTGGGTGTGAAAATGGGTACGGATAAGAGTGGGAGTGAAGTGGGTCGGTGCATGAATATGGAGAGAGGTTTTAGAGCTGAGATCGATACTTCGGCGCCGTTTGAGTCCGTGAAAGAAGCTGTTAGTCGTTTTGGTGGTGTGGGTTACTGGAAACCACCCTCCTACACCAAGCTTCCTGAACCTGAG CATGACTCAGAAGAGGTTGACATTTCAAAACTAGAGGAGGAGGCAGTACATCTGGAGACAGATCTGATTGTCAAAGAAAGGGAGACATTAGATGTTCTAAAAGATCTGGAGAAAACCAAAAAGGTCATTGAAGAAATGAAACAGAAGCTACAGAAAGAAGCATCCGAAGTCAATCTGACACTCGAGGCACATGTAGGTGACAGTAACATGATTCCTGTGGACAACGATGCAAACAAGGAAAACTGTGTGAATGAAAGTGGTCATTGTACTTCAATAGAAAGCGTGAACCCCTGCCCTTCTTCAGCTCCGGGTTTAATCTTAATGGAACTGAAACAGGCTAAGTTGAACCTTAACCGGACTACGAATGATCTTGCTGATATTCGAACTTCTGTTGAAACATTTAACAAGAAGTTAGAGAAGGAAAGGGTTGCACTTGAGAAAACTCGAGAGAGGTTAACTTTGAATACTTCCAAAATATCATCTCTTGAGGAGGAGCTAAACCAAACAAAGCAAAAGCTACACTTGGCAAAGGATGCTGAAATTAAAGGTGTCTCAGAATATCCATTAGATATTACAAAGGAGCTCCAACGCTTGAGTGCCGAGTTAGAGCAGTTTAAAAAAATGGGAGAAGCTGCAAGATTGGAGGTTTTGAGAGCTACATGTGAGATCGAACAGacaaaaactaagataaaaacaGCTGAAATTAGGTTGGTGGCTGCTAGAAAAATGAAAGAGGCAGCTAGAGCAGCTGAAGCTGTTGCTTTTGCAGAGATCAAGGCTCTGTCAAACCATGAGAGCGTATCAGGAGAACCTAATCAAATGCAAGTAATCACTCTTTCGTACGAGGAGTACTCATCTCTGACTCGCAAAGCTCGAGATGCTGAGGAGCTATCTAGGAAAAGAGTAGTAGATGCCATGCTTCAGGTTGATGATGCAAATCTATCAAaagtggaagttttgaaaaggGTAGAGGAAGCAACTGAAGAAGTGAAAACCAGTAAAAAGGCGTTGGAAGATGCTCTGAGCAGAGTGGAAGCTGCAAATAAGGGAAAGCTAGCAGTTGAAGAGGCTCTTCGCAAATGGAGATCGGAGAATGGTCAAAAAAGACGTTCTGTCCATAACTCCACCAAGTTTAAGAACTCTTGCCCATCTCACCACCGAAGAGATTCCCGTCTACTTGATGTGAATGGACTGAATTTGGTCACTGATGGTCCAACACCTGTTTTGAAGCCAACACTATCCATTGGACAAATACTAAGCAGAAAATTGCTTCTGCCAGAGGAAGCTGAATCAGGAGGGATACCGCAGAAAAGCTCCGTGAAACGGAAGGTGTCGCTGGGTCAAATGCTTAGTGATCAAAATGGTGATTTACCATCTTCTTTgaaatttgagaaagaaaacGTCCACAAGCATTTCTCTGCCAAGAGGAAGAAGTTTGGATTCGCCCGGTTCTCGCTGCTTCTGACAAAacagaacaagaaaaagaagaagggaacTTTGAACTTGAGGTAA
- the LOC107431271 gene encoding WEB family protein At2g38370 isoform X2 has translation MGEPLDCGSGGVLSVHEGAETGTNGVFDLGVKMGTDKSGSEVGRCMNMERGFRAEIDTSAPFESVKEAVSRFGGVGYWKPPSYTKLPEPEHDSEEVDISKLEEEAVHLETDLIVKERETLDVLKDLEKTKKVIEEMKQKLQKEASEVNLTLEAHVGDSNMIPVDNDANKENCVNESGHCTSIESVNPCPSSAPGLILMELKQAKLNLNRTTNDLADIRTSVETFNKKLEKERVALEKTRERLTLNTSKISSLEEELNQTKQKLHLAKDAEIKGVSEYPLDITKELQRLSAELEQFKKMGEAARLEVLRATCEIEQTKTKIKTAEIRLVAARKMKEAARAAEAVAFAEIKALSNHESVSGEPNQMQVITLSYEEYSSLTRKARDAEELSRKRVVDAMLQVDDANLSKVEVLKRVEEATEEVKTSKKALEDALSRVEAANKGKLAVEEALRKWRSENGQKRRSVHNSTKFKNSCPSHHRRDSRLLDVNGLNLVTDGPTPVLKPTLSIGQILSRKLLLPEEAESGGIPQKSSVKRKVSLGQMLSDQNGDLPSSLKFEKENVHKHFSAKRKKFGFARFSLLLTKQNKKKKKGTLNLR, from the exons ATGGGGGAACCCTTAGATTGCGGATCTGGAGGGGTCTTGAGTGTACATGAAGGAGCTGAAACTGGTACCAATGGAGTGTTTGATTTGGGTGTGAAAATGGGTACGGATAAGAGTGGGAGTGAAGTGGGTCGGTGCATGAATATGGAGAGAGGTTTTAGAGCTGAGATCGATACTTCGGCGCCGTTTGAGTCCGTGAAAGAAGCTGTTAGTCGTTTTGGTGGTGTGGGTTACTGGAAACCACCCTCCTACACCAAGCTTCCTGAACCTGAG CATGACTCAGAAGAGGTTGACATTTCAAAACTAGAGGAGGAGGCAGTACATCTGGAGACAGATCTGATTGTCAAAGAAAGGGAGACATTAGATGTTCTAAAAGATCTGGAGAAAACCAAAAAGGTCATTGAAGAAATGAAACAGAAGCTACAGAAAGAAGCATCCGAAGTCAATCTGACACTCGAGGCACATGTAGGTGACAGTAACATGATTCCTGTGGACAACGATGCAAACAAGGAAAACTGTGTGAATGAAAGTGGTCATTGTACTTCAATAGAAAGCGTGAACCCCTGCCCTTCTTCAGCTCCGGGTTTAATCTTAATGGAACTGAAACAGGCTAAGTTGAACCTTAACCGGACTACGAATGATCTTGCTGATATTCGAACTTCTGTTGAAACATTTAACAAGAAGTTAGAGAAGGAAAGGGTTGCACTTGAGAAAACTCGAGAGAGGTTAACTTTGAATACTTCCAAAATATCATCTCTTGAGGAGGAGCTAAACCAAACAAAGCAAAAGCTACACTTGGCAAAGGATGCTGAAATTAAAGGTGTCTCAGAATATCCATTAGATATTACAAAGGAGCTCCAACGCTTGAGTGCCGAGTTAGAGCAGTTTAAAAAAATGGGAGAAGCTGCAAGATTGGAGGTTTTGAGAGCTACATGTGAGATCGAACAGacaaaaactaagataaaaacaGCTGAAATTAGGTTGGTGGCTGCTAGAAAAATGAAAGAGGCAGCTAGAGCAGCTGAAGCTGTTGCTTTTGCAGAGATCAAGGCTCTGTCAAACCATGAGAGCGTATCAGGAGAACCTAATCAAATGCAAGTAATCACTCTTTCGTACGAGGAGTACTCATCTCTGACTCGCAAAGCTCGAGATGCTGAGGAGCTATCTAGGAAAAGAGTAGTAGATGCCATGCTTCAGGTTGATGATGCAAATCTATCAAaagtggaagttttgaaaaggGTAGAGGAAGCAACTGAAGAAGTGAAAACCAGTAAAAAGGCGTTGGAAGATGCTCTGAGCAGAGTGGAAGCTGCAAATAAGGGAAAGCTAGCAGTTGAAGAGGCTCTTCGCAAATGGAGATCGGAGAATGGTCAAAAAAGACGTTCTGTCCATAACTCCACCAAGTTTAAGAACTCTTGCCCATCTCACCACCGAAGAGATTCCCGTCTACTTGATGTGAATGGACTGAATTTGGTCACTGATGGTCCAACACCTGTTTTGAAGCCAACACTATCCATTGGACAAATACTAAGCAGAAAATTGCTTCTGCCAGAGGAAGCTGAATCAGGAGGGATACCGCAGAAAAGCTCCGTGAAACGGAAGGTGTCGCTGGGTCAAATGCTTAGTGATCAAAATGGTGATTTACCATCTTCTTTgaaatttgagaaagaaaacGTCCACAAGCATTTCTCTGCCAAGAGGAAGAAGTTTGGATTCGCCCGGTTCTCGCTGCTTCTGACAAAacagaacaagaaaaagaagaagggaacTTTGAACTTGAGGTAA